One Caretta caretta isolate rCarCar2 chromosome 6, rCarCar1.hap1, whole genome shotgun sequence genomic region harbors:
- the TBRG1 gene encoding transforming growth factor beta regulator 1 isoform X1, with translation MLKATEPTQPSLLHHLGRRVSPSDSCLWPTSSVNSAKGSRSERGCHSRRGELRMKKVSRKSQNEKYRLKYSRLRRAAKAMVFENAALCDEIARLEEKFLRAREERRFLFTKLLQLQALTAEEESPAVPLGGISAGYSVAPTPGPDDPAPAGKRPKKGKENGRAAKRRAAPDRGVRRLVQPVPLDPSGRPVFPIALGGLTVYSLGEIVADRPGFHDEGAIYPVGFCSTRVYASMRRPDQRCLYTCQIKDGGAGPRFEIVPEDEPGSALAGTTADTCHTQLLAAISAARGRPYPELEPAGADFFGFSHPAVHNLIQSCPGARKCGAYRWVRFEVCRPGDGQVPQGLPDNCAAIDFQSFRRRAQEEEERDRGGGGPGGRALGLTPAQAFTSPRSYGDVFLSRPPTSPGHGSPDGSDD, from the exons ATGCTCAAGGCCACTGAgcccacccagcccagcctcctgcatCATCTAGGCCGGAGGGTCTCCCCCAGCGATTCCTGCCTCTGGCCCACCAGCTCGGTAAATAGCGCTAAGGGCAG caggtCTGAACGTGGCTGTCACTCCAGGCGTGGTGAGCTGAGGATGAAGAAGGTGTCAAGGAAGAGCCAGAATGAGAAGTACCGGCTGAAGTACAGCCGGCTGCGCCGGGCGGCCAAGGCCATGGTGTTCGAGAATGCAGCACTGTGCGATGAGATTGCCCGGCTGGAGGAGAAATTCCTGCGGGCGAGAGAGGAGCGTCGATTCCTCTTCAccaagctgctgcagctgcaggcgCTGACGGCCGAGGAGGAGAGCCCAGCCGTGCCACTGGGGGGCATTTCAGCAGGGTACAGCGTGGCACCAACGCCTGGCCCAGATGACCCAGCACCTGCGGGGAAGCGGCCCAAGAAGGGCAAGGAGAACGGGCGTGCGGCCAAGCGGCGGGCAGCGCCAGACAGGGGGGTGCGGCGGCTGGTGCAGCCAGTGCCGCTGGACCCCTCGGGTCGGCCTGTCTTCCCCATCGCGCTGGGTGGGCTGACGGTCTACAGCCTGGGGGAGATCGTGGCCGACCGGCCAGGCTTCCACGATGAGGGGGCCATCTACCCAGTGGGCTTCTGCAGCACCCGGGTCTACGCCAGCATGCGGCGCCCTGACCAGCGCTGCCTCTACACCTGCCAGATCAAAGATGGTGGGGCAGGCCCCCGCTTTGAGATCGTGCCTGAGGATGAGCCGGGCAGTGCTCTGGCAGGCACCACGGCTGACACCTGCCACACCCAGCTGCTGGCGGCCATCAGTGCTGCCCGGGGGCGGCCCTACCCTGAGCTGGAGCCAGCCGGGGCTGATTTCTTTGGCTTCTCGCACCCGGCCGTGCACAACCTGATCCAGAGCTGCCCCGGGGCCCGCAAGTGCGGGGCCTACCGCTGGGTGCGCTTTGAGGTGTGTCGTCCCGGGGACGGGCAGGTGCCTCAGGGGCTGCCCGACAACTGCGCCGCCATCGACTTCCAGTCCTTCCGCCGCCGCgcccaggaggaagaggaacGGGACCGCGGAGGGGGCGGGCCTGGGGGGCGCGCCCTGGGGCTGACCCCTGCCCAGGCCTTCACTTCCCCCCGCTCCTACGGGGACGTGTTCCTGAGCCGCCCTCCCACGTCCCCCGGCCATGGCAGCCCCGATGGCTCTGATGACTGA
- the TBRG1 gene encoding transforming growth factor beta regulator 1 isoform X2, whose translation MLKATEPTQPSLLHHLGRRVSPSDSCLWPTSSVNSAKGRSERGCHSRRGELRMKKVSRKSQNEKYRLKYSRLRRAAKAMVFENAALCDEIARLEEKFLRAREERRFLFTKLLQLQALTAEEESPAVPLGGISAGYSVAPTPGPDDPAPAGKRPKKGKENGRAAKRRAAPDRGVRRLVQPVPLDPSGRPVFPIALGGLTVYSLGEIVADRPGFHDEGAIYPVGFCSTRVYASMRRPDQRCLYTCQIKDGGAGPRFEIVPEDEPGSALAGTTADTCHTQLLAAISAARGRPYPELEPAGADFFGFSHPAVHNLIQSCPGARKCGAYRWVRFEVCRPGDGQVPQGLPDNCAAIDFQSFRRRAQEEEERDRGGGGPGGRALGLTPAQAFTSPRSYGDVFLSRPPTSPGHGSPDGSDD comes from the exons ATGCTCAAGGCCACTGAgcccacccagcccagcctcctgcatCATCTAGGCCGGAGGGTCTCCCCCAGCGATTCCTGCCTCTGGCCCACCAGCTCGGTAAATAGCGCTAAGGGCAG gtCTGAACGTGGCTGTCACTCCAGGCGTGGTGAGCTGAGGATGAAGAAGGTGTCAAGGAAGAGCCAGAATGAGAAGTACCGGCTGAAGTACAGCCGGCTGCGCCGGGCGGCCAAGGCCATGGTGTTCGAGAATGCAGCACTGTGCGATGAGATTGCCCGGCTGGAGGAGAAATTCCTGCGGGCGAGAGAGGAGCGTCGATTCCTCTTCAccaagctgctgcagctgcaggcgCTGACGGCCGAGGAGGAGAGCCCAGCCGTGCCACTGGGGGGCATTTCAGCAGGGTACAGCGTGGCACCAACGCCTGGCCCAGATGACCCAGCACCTGCGGGGAAGCGGCCCAAGAAGGGCAAGGAGAACGGGCGTGCGGCCAAGCGGCGGGCAGCGCCAGACAGGGGGGTGCGGCGGCTGGTGCAGCCAGTGCCGCTGGACCCCTCGGGTCGGCCTGTCTTCCCCATCGCGCTGGGTGGGCTGACGGTCTACAGCCTGGGGGAGATCGTGGCCGACCGGCCAGGCTTCCACGATGAGGGGGCCATCTACCCAGTGGGCTTCTGCAGCACCCGGGTCTACGCCAGCATGCGGCGCCCTGACCAGCGCTGCCTCTACACCTGCCAGATCAAAGATGGTGGGGCAGGCCCCCGCTTTGAGATCGTGCCTGAGGATGAGCCGGGCAGTGCTCTGGCAGGCACCACGGCTGACACCTGCCACACCCAGCTGCTGGCGGCCATCAGTGCTGCCCGGGGGCGGCCCTACCCTGAGCTGGAGCCAGCCGGGGCTGATTTCTTTGGCTTCTCGCACCCGGCCGTGCACAACCTGATCCAGAGCTGCCCCGGGGCCCGCAAGTGCGGGGCCTACCGCTGGGTGCGCTTTGAGGTGTGTCGTCCCGGGGACGGGCAGGTGCCTCAGGGGCTGCCCGACAACTGCGCCGCCATCGACTTCCAGTCCTTCCGCCGCCGCgcccaggaggaagaggaacGGGACCGCGGAGGGGGCGGGCCTGGGGGGCGCGCCCTGGGGCTGACCCCTGCCCAGGCCTTCACTTCCCCCCGCTCCTACGGGGACGTGTTCCTGAGCCGCCCTCCCACGTCCCCCGGCCATGGCAGCCCCGATGGCTCTGATGACTGA
- the TBRG1 gene encoding transforming growth factor beta regulator 1 isoform X3 translates to MKKVSRKSQNEKYRLKYSRLRRAAKAMVFENAALCDEIARLEEKFLRAREERRFLFTKLLQLQALTAEEESPAVPLGGISAGYSVAPTPGPDDPAPAGKRPKKGKENGRAAKRRAAPDRGVRRLVQPVPLDPSGRPVFPIALGGLTVYSLGEIVADRPGFHDEGAIYPVGFCSTRVYASMRRPDQRCLYTCQIKDGGAGPRFEIVPEDEPGSALAGTTADTCHTQLLAAISAARGRPYPELEPAGADFFGFSHPAVHNLIQSCPGARKCGAYRWVRFEVCRPGDGQVPQGLPDNCAAIDFQSFRRRAQEEEERDRGGGGPGGRALGLTPAQAFTSPRSYGDVFLSRPPTSPGHGSPDGSDD, encoded by the coding sequence ATGAAGAAGGTGTCAAGGAAGAGCCAGAATGAGAAGTACCGGCTGAAGTACAGCCGGCTGCGCCGGGCGGCCAAGGCCATGGTGTTCGAGAATGCAGCACTGTGCGATGAGATTGCCCGGCTGGAGGAGAAATTCCTGCGGGCGAGAGAGGAGCGTCGATTCCTCTTCAccaagctgctgcagctgcaggcgCTGACGGCCGAGGAGGAGAGCCCAGCCGTGCCACTGGGGGGCATTTCAGCAGGGTACAGCGTGGCACCAACGCCTGGCCCAGATGACCCAGCACCTGCGGGGAAGCGGCCCAAGAAGGGCAAGGAGAACGGGCGTGCGGCCAAGCGGCGGGCAGCGCCAGACAGGGGGGTGCGGCGGCTGGTGCAGCCAGTGCCGCTGGACCCCTCGGGTCGGCCTGTCTTCCCCATCGCGCTGGGTGGGCTGACGGTCTACAGCCTGGGGGAGATCGTGGCCGACCGGCCAGGCTTCCACGATGAGGGGGCCATCTACCCAGTGGGCTTCTGCAGCACCCGGGTCTACGCCAGCATGCGGCGCCCTGACCAGCGCTGCCTCTACACCTGCCAGATCAAAGATGGTGGGGCAGGCCCCCGCTTTGAGATCGTGCCTGAGGATGAGCCGGGCAGTGCTCTGGCAGGCACCACGGCTGACACCTGCCACACCCAGCTGCTGGCGGCCATCAGTGCTGCCCGGGGGCGGCCCTACCCTGAGCTGGAGCCAGCCGGGGCTGATTTCTTTGGCTTCTCGCACCCGGCCGTGCACAACCTGATCCAGAGCTGCCCCGGGGCCCGCAAGTGCGGGGCCTACCGCTGGGTGCGCTTTGAGGTGTGTCGTCCCGGGGACGGGCAGGTGCCTCAGGGGCTGCCCGACAACTGCGCCGCCATCGACTTCCAGTCCTTCCGCCGCCGCgcccaggaggaagaggaacGGGACCGCGGAGGGGGCGGGCCTGGGGGGCGCGCCCTGGGGCTGACCCCTGCCCAGGCCTTCACTTCCCCCCGCTCCTACGGGGACGTGTTCCTGAGCCGCCCTCCCACGTCCCCCGGCCATGGCAGCCCCGATGGCTCTGATGACTGA